Within Ralstonia pickettii DTP0602, the genomic segment CCTCGGCGATGTCGAACACCGGAGCGCCCCGCGCAAGAAAGCCGCTCATATGGCAAATCGGTCGCAAGGTGGCGCCTCGTACCACACCAAATGGAATCAGTGCCGGCGCGTGGCTGTGCACCACGGCCCTGATTTCCGGCCGCGCGCGATAGAGTGCAGCGTGGATATAGCGCTCGAGAAACACCTTGTGGCCGTGCGCTTCGATGGGCTCGCCATCGAGACCGAAGGTGAGAATGTCATCGGGGCCGGCCTGCGCGGGAGCCATGCTGCGCGACATCAGGAAGCGGTCACCGTCCGGATGACGGGCGCTCACATGCCCGAACGCGTCAAGTACGCCTTCATGGAACAGGATATGGCCGGCGTCGGCCAGGTTCTCGACAAGAGTTTCCATGGGTACCCCCTCAGAAAATATGCTTCACGCCAACCATCGCGCCGAATTGATTGCCGCCCGGGGCAGCGTTGGCACCGGCTGCACCGGAACTGACCGACAGCGCAAGGTTGCCTCGGTTATCCAGGAAGCCGGCAGTGCCGTCGATCGAGGTCCGCTTGCTGAATGTATAGGTCGTGCGCGCTGCGTAGAGCCACGCCTTGTTGGCGCTGTCGTGAAAGCGCAGGTAGAACGCCTCGGCGTCGACACTGAGCGCTGGCGTCAGTGCGTAGGAGGCGCCGAGGAACCACATATCGCTCCGGGGCGTGGTACTTCCGTCGTTGTCGCGCCGCAGCCAACCGCCGCCAACCTTGCCCTTGCCGATATTTGCATAGCCGTTGACGGTCAGGCGATCATCCTTGAGGCCGCTGTTGGTCAGCCCGCCGAATGCCCCGGTGCCGCCGCGGATCGAGTCGTAGGCTGCACTTGCTCCCCAAGTAGAAGTGTCGTACTTCAGCAATACGGACCATTCCCGGCACGCACGGTGGTCGGCCGGGTTCTCCCCGGCGCAGTTGGTGCCCGAAGGCCCGGGGCCCGCGTTGACGGTGTCGCGGCCGAAGCTGTACGTGCCACCGACCGTCAGCGGGCCGAACGCGCCTTTGTAAGAGACTGCGTTGTCGGTGCGCGCGCTCGGCAGGTAGCTGTCGAGCGAGGAGGAGCCGAACGTGTTGGGACCAAGCATGTCTGGTTCCAGCATCGACCAGAACAGCATGGTGTACTGCCGCCCGAATGCCACCTGGCCCCAATTCCCGGACAGCCCGACCCATGCTTGCCTGCCGAATAGCCGGCCACCCTGGTTGGACGCGCCCGTGTCGGGGGCGAAGCCGGATTCCAGCACGAACTGGCTCTTGAGTCCTCCACCGAGATCCTCCGTGCCGCGTAGACCCCAGCGTGAAGGCACCGTGCCGGCCAGGCCAGGCATGCGAACCAGGTTGTCCTTGCTGGTGCCCACGTTGGACACGAACTCGATGCCCGTATCGACGACCCCATAGATGGTGACGGATTGGGCATGGGCGTGACCCATCCCGGCCACGCAAGCGCAAAGCGCCGCGGCCATTGCTGACTGCTTCATTGTGTCTCCTCTGACTTTCTTGTCTTGTAGGAATGGCGCTACCGAGGGCTCCGATTGGCGTCGACCGCAGCCGCGGCAATCAACGCCGGCACGATGCCCGCCATGAAAATGTCTCCGGCGCCCCAGTTCCAGCCAAGCAGCACGCCGCCCAGGACGGGCCGCTGATGGACCCGATGCGGCCGATGCCGACCGCGCAGCCGATACCGGTGGCACGCATCCGGGTGGGATAGATCTCGGCGGCCAGCGCGTTGAAGCCCGCCTGCGCGCCCTGCACCGCTGCGCCGATCGCAAAGCTGACCGCAACCACCAGTGCATGGTCGTGCGGCCAGGCCGCAAGCACCAGCGCCAGCGCGGCGTAGGTGAGCAATTCGCAGAGGAGAACTCGACGCGCGCCAAACCGGTTCATCAAGGCGCCCTGCACCACCGAACTCAGCACCCCACCGACGCTGAACGCCGTGATTGCCGCAATGCCGACCGACGTGGGGTGATGCGCGCTGATCAGCACGGCTGGCATCCAGCTCACGATGAAGTACAGCACCACGAGGTTGAGGAAATACGGAATCCACAGCAGGATGGTGCCGGTGGCACGACCCTCGGTGAAAAGCAGCCGGATCGGCACGCCGGCCGTGGTGGGATCGGCGGACCGATAGGCTTCGTTTGCGCGCAGATCGGGCGCAATGCGGCGCATGATCTCCGACAGCCTGGCCATGTCGTGGCCTCGGGCAATCAGGAACCGAGCCGATTCCGGCATGATCCATGCAATCAGCAATGCAACGGCCAGCGGTAGCACACCGCCCACGATAAATACCGACTGCCAGCCGAACCGTGGCAGCAAAGCAGCAGACACGGCGCCGCCAAGCACGGCGCCCAGCGGCATGCCGCACATCAGCGTGGTAACGGTGGTCCGCGCGTAGCGCTGCGGCGCATACTCGGAGGCCAGCGCAATGGCGTTGGGCAGCGCGCCACCAAGGCCCACGCCGGTGAGCAGCCGCAGCACGAACAATTGCTCCAGTGACGCCGCGTAGGCCGTAGCCAGGGACAGGCTGCCGAACAGCACGCAGGAGAACACGATCATCGTCTTGCGGCCGTAGCGGTCGGCCAATGGTCCGAGTACCACGGCGCCCAGCAGCATGCCAATCAGCCCGGCACCGAACGTCGGGCCGAAGGACGTGAGCGGAACGCCGAGACTGGCGGCAATCGATGGCGCCAGCATGCCGATGGTCTGGGTATCAAAACCGTCGAGGATCGCGACAAGGATGCACAGGCCGATGGCAAGGCATTGGAACCGCCCGAGCGGGCGGGCATCGATGACTTCGTGGACCAACAGGGGCGCAATCATGGCGTTGTCTCCGATATCGGGGAGGATTCCCCCTCTTTTTATGGATGGGTAAGATCGGCGCCGGCCGGCGCCGGTCCTGATCAGGTGCGAATCCAGCCTCGCCCCCAGGAGTTGAGCGTGTACTCCTCATGCGGCCAGACGCCGGGGGCCTGATCCGCCGCAACACGCTCCAGCTCCGCGGACAACTCGACGCGATTGCCGTCGGGGTCCGTCACCATGAAGAAAAGGTTGTTACCCGGACCGTGTCGACCAGGACCAAAGAAGATGCCTCGCCGCACACGTGCAAAGCGGTCTCCCCAATCCCGGATATCGTTCCAGCAACTGGTCTCGTAGCAATGGTGGTCCCAGACATTGCGGGATCCCTGGAAGAACGCCAGCGAGTGGTGCTCGTCGTCAGAGCGCAAGAAGCATGTGGCGACTGTCCCCTCATCCGCCACAACTTCGTCGGAGATCGTGAAGCCGATGCGTTCCACGTAGAAATCGACGACAGTCTTGAGCTCCGTGGTCTGGAACACGGTGTGCTGCAGCCGGGCCGCCAATCGGTCCGGCTGGCGGCCGGAGCGTGGCACGCCAAACAGCAGCCTGCGCCCCTGCGGGTCTGTCACCGTGAATGCCCCCGGGGCAAAGAAGATCTCACCTTCCGGGCCTGAGTCGCAAACCAGCTCAGCCAGACGATCGCGCAGTTGCGCCAGCTCTTCCGGCGAGCGCGCGGCATAGGCTGCCATGGCCAACCCGCCGCTCTCACCTTGATGGATCACTACAGCGCGTTCACCACCGGCGAGGGCGATCAGTCTTTCTGGGGCCGACACCGGCTGCAGCTCGAACAACTCCTGGTAGAACGCGGCGAGTGCGTCTGGTGCGCTGCTGCAGAGATGAAGGTGGTGGAGCCGGAGCGGCGTCGTAGTTTGTAGTGTGGTCATGATGAACCTTGCTTGTCTGTTGGCCCGGAATCAGCGTGTCAAAGCCGCGCGCCCGTTGGCGACTGCCTCATTCGCGGCGCTGGCGTTTGACATGTCGATGCCGATGCGCCGGCCAAATGCCGTGGACAACGCATCAGCATCGTGGTGCGCGAACACACCGGCCACATATCTGTCCGGACGAACCACGACCACTTTTCCGGCCAGCCCCCTCAGTGCCTGGGGCATGGCCGCCGGTGCCAGCTCGACCGGCACATAGCCGCGTTCAGTCGCGAGGCGCACCGTCTCCGGCGCCAGTGCCGGCAGCAGCACGACGCGGCGCGTTTCCAGCCTGCGCCACAGGGCGCGGGCGAGTCCGGTGGTATCTACCAGTGCCTCGGCGCCGATGGCGATGTGAGCAAAGCCATGACCGGTGACCTCATCGAGCGGCAGTAGCTTGCCCTCGACGGTGCGCACACTCGGCTGCGGCAACATGGTGCCGACAAGTCCGACGGTGTCGGTTTCGCTCATTTCCAGCAAGCCGTTGTGGAAGCGCGGCTTTGGCTTGAACTTCATTTGCAGGAAATAGTCGCGTACGGGCGGCATCAGCGCGGTCGCGCGGAAGAACGTGGAGAAGGCCCAGGCTGCCAGGCGGCTGCGCGGCGCCATCACAATGCCCAGGTTCAGTGCCAGGCGAATCAGCGCCCATGCATGGTCGCGGCGCTCGGCTTCATAAGACTCCAGAGCGGCCGGCGCCAGCTTGTTGTGCAGCACGGCCGCGAGCTTCCAACCCAGATTGTGTGCATCGCGTACACCGCTGTTCATGCCCTGGCCTGCATACGGTGGAGTCAGGTGCGCCGCATCGCCGGCAAGGAATATGCGCCCTACGCGCCAGCGATCGGCAACGCGGGCATGGAACGTGTAGACCGTCTTGCGCACGATATGCGCAGGGCGATCCGCGCGGAACGGGCGCAGCAGTTCGGCAATGCGCTCTGGCCGCAGAATCTCTTCGTCGGTCTCGCTCTGCTTCAGCAGGAATTCAAACCTGCGTGTCTGATGGGGACCGGGTACTTCGACGGTGGGGCGTGCGGGATCGCAGTACGCCCGGGTCTGCCAGAACGTGTCGTCGTCGCTTTCGGTATCGACGACCAGCCAGCGCGCGTTGAACGACGACCCGACCAGCGTCGCACCGATGGACTGACGCACGAAGCTGCGGCCGCCATCGGTGCCGACCACATAGGCGGCGTTGATCTGGACCTGCCCGTCGGCGCACTGCACGATGGCACGCGCGCCATCGTCATCCTGCGACAGGGATTCGAGCGTATGGCCGAACAGCACGCGCACCGAGGGGTGGCGCTTCAGTCCATCGCGCAGCGTCGCTTCGAAGAGTGGCTGGCGAAATGCGTTTCGCCGCGGAAATCCGTACTCGCTGGCAGTGGGTTCAACCTTGGCGAAGCAGTGGCCGCCGGGGCGCGTCAGGTAGTGCACGCCGTAGCCGGGCACCACGTCTTGCAACACGGCGTCGACCAGGCCGATCGCCTGCATGGTGCGCAGCGATTCGTCATCGATGGATACCGCGCGTGGTTCAGCCACGGTGCTTGCCTTGCGGTCGATCAGGATGGTGTCGATGCCTTGCTGCCCCAGGATGTTGGCCAGTGTCAGGCCTGTCGGGCCGGCGCCAACCACCAGCACGGCGGTCGCAAGCGAAGGGGAATGGGTCATGGGTGTCTCCTTATCCGGCGCTCGATGGCGCCGGCCTGCCGTCACTCGTCCTGGATACCGTTGCACAGGACGCCGATGCCGGAGATTTCCACTTCGACCGTATCGCCCGCACGCATCCAGAGCGGCGGATTGCGGAACGCCCCCACGCCGCCGGTGGTGCCGGTGATGATCACGTCGCCGGGACGCAGTTCAGTAAAGGTGGAGCAGTAGGCGATGACGTCGCCCACGCTGAAGATGAGATCGTCGGTGCGTGCCTGCTGCACGACCTCACCGTTCAGGCGCGTAGTCAGCGTCAGCTTCGATGGATCAGGAATCTCATCAGTGGTCACCAGCCACGGGCCAAATGCCCCCGTTTGCGGGAAGTTCTTGCCAGGCGTGAACTGGATGGTGTGCTTCTGCCAGTCGCGCACGCTGCCGTCGTTGTAGCAGGAATAGCCCGCCACGTAGCCCAGCGCGTCGGCGGCACGGACGTGGCGTGCAGTCTTGCCGATGATGACGGCCAGCTCGCCCTCGAAATCGAGCTTTTCCGATACACGCGGACGAAGGATCGGTTTGCCGTGCGCCACCTGCGAGTCGGCAAAGCGGGTGAAGAACATCGGGTACTGCGGCATGTCGCGGCCGGTTTCGCGAACGTGCGATGCGTAATTGATGCCAACGCAAAGGATCTTCTCCGGATCGGGAATCACGGGCAGGAGTTCGACCTCGGCAAGAGCCAGCGATGGCTGGCTGCCAGCCACGATTTCGGCGATGCGCGGCAGGGCGCCATTCGCGAGGGCTTCGCGCAGGCTGGCACCGACGGACTCGATGTGTGGCGTAAGGTCGACAATCTTGTCGCCGATCACGGCACCAAAGGCGTGGTGGCCGGCATGAAGGAAGCTGGTGAGTTTCATCTGATACTCCTGGGTCCAAAGGCAATGTCAGGCTGGGTCGCAGCCGCCTGGTTGACTGCATTATTCGCAAAATACGCGAATAATGCAGTCAATGTTTACCATTAGACGCAGTTGGCGGGATTCTTGCATGCATCCAGACGCGCTTGGTGTTATGCTCGCGGAATTGGACTACGGAGCAATGGAGAATGGCCACGGACCGCGCACTTGGTGTGCTGAGCCTGTTTTCGCTGGACAAACCGGTGTGGACGGCCGAGGACGTGGCCGCGCAGCTTGAGGTGTCGATCAGCAGCGCTTACCGCTACCTGTCGAATCTGATGGACATGGGACTAGTCGCGACTGCTGGTGCAGGCCGCTATGTCCTGGGGCCCGCCATTATTCAACTCGACCGCCAGATCCAGCTGACCGACCCCATGCTGCGGCAGGCGCGCCCGATCATGGAGGAGTTGATCGTTTATGCGCCGCCGGGATCGGTGATGCTGTTGTGCCGCGCATTTGGAGACTCTGTGCTGTGCGTGCATCAGGTGCTCAACCAAGGGCCGCAAGCCGTGGTGAGCTATGAGCGCGGCCGACCAATGATCATGTTTCGCGGCGCCACATCGCGGATCATCCTTGCGTACCAGCAGACGCGGACACTGCAAGCGATCTACAGCAAGCATGCGGAGGAGATTCGCGCGGCGGGCCTGGGCGAGGACTGGACGACATTCCGTCAGACCCTGAGCCGCCTGCGCAAGGCGGGCCATGCCGTCTCACATGGAGAGATCGACCCTGGTCGCGTGGGGATCGCCGCCCCCATCCTTAACGAAGACGGGCGTCCAGTCGGGAGCCTTAGCTACGTTGTGGCGGAATCGGAAGTGGACGCACGCGGTATCAGTCGCCTTGTGCACCTGCTTGTGCCGGCCGCGGCGGAGATTCGTGCGTGATTCCAGGTAATGGTGTTCGGGTCCGTCGCTCACGCGGAAGAAAAGGCGACGCCAGACCCGAGTTCGAGCGGATGCTGGCTTACGGCAACGGCTTCGCACGCGGTGTGGTCCAGCATCCGATCATCGCGCATGGTTTTCTCCCTCCTGCCAGTTCAAAGATCCAGCACCAGCCGCTCGCTGCGTGCGCGCGACACGCACGGCGTCAGGCACGACTGCCGTTCTGCCTCATCGAGGATGTAATCATGGTGGTCCACCTCGCCACTCAGGTAACGCACCTTGCAAGTCCCGCAAAGCCCTGACTGGCACGACGTCTCGAGCGCCACGCCCGCGGCCTGCAGCGCCTCGGCCAGGTTCTGGGCTGCGCCAACGCTGACTTCCTGGCCGGTGCTGGCGATCTGCGCGATAAAGCCTCCGGCGTCCGCAACGCCGCCCGCGCTCGCCGGCGCAGCCGGCGCCTTGAAGTGCTCGCAATGGACCGTACCGGCCGGCCAGTGCGCCGAGGCCTCGCCGCAGGCCTTCATGAACCCACCCGGACCACAGTAGTAGAGGTGCGTGTCGGCCGCCGGCCGCGCCAGCATGCCGGCGATATCCAGCCCGTTGGCCGGATTGCCGCCGTCGAAGTGATAGTGGACATGGCCGCCCAGCGTCGACAACTCGTCCGGGAAGGCGGCACACTCCGGCGCCTTGGCACAGTAATGCAGTTCAAAATCGGCGCCCGCCGCCCGCAGGCTGTGCGCCATCGCCTTGAGCGGCGTCACGCCGATGCCGCCCGCCAGCAGGACCACCTTACGCGCCCCGCCCACCAACGCAAAGTGATTCCGCGGCGCGCTGACCGCGACACGGTCGCGCACGCGGATGCGTTCATGCACCGTGCGCGAGCCGCCGCGCCCGCCCTCGTCGCGCAGCACGGCGATGACATAGCGGTGGCGCTCGGCCGGATCATTGCACAGCGAGTATTGCCGCACCAGCCCGGGCGCGACATGCACGTCGATATGCGCGCCCGCCGTGAACGGCGGCAGCGGCCGCCCGTCGGGCTCGACCAGTTCATAGGCATTGATGCCGGCGGCTTCGGCGCGGATTTGCCGGACCAGCAGTTCCATCGGGCCGGCGCCGTGTTCAGTGGTGGTGCTCATTTCGGATTCCTTGACTGCAAGCATCGGCGCGGACGGCGGCGCGCATGGCAGCGCCGCCCGCTCCATTCAGGCGAACCGCGTCAGGCGCGGAAGCTCTGTTCCAGCGCCTCGAACCTGGCGCGGACAAAGTCGGCGCGCTCGTCGCCCTTCAGGCCATCGGACTCCGCCAGGATGGCCACCACCTCGCGCGCCACGCGGCGGCGGTTGGCCACTTCCTGTTCGACCGTCCCGGCTTCCGGGATCTCGAACACGTTGCCGGAGCAGAAGCTGTTGGGCTCGCCGCTGGCCGCGCGCAGCCAGTCGGCAAACCCGCGCGCCTCGGATGACGGGTTGGTGCCGCGCACCGCGTCGCGCAGCATCTTGCGGAAGGCAAAGAGGCCGGCATCGAACTTGGTCGGGTTTTCCAGCGCATGCACGGCGATCGGGCGCTGGCTGATGATGGCCTCGTAGTCGCCCGGCGCGTATTGCGCGGCCTTGTAGTCGTGCCGCTCGCGGTGGTTCGACGGGATCGGCGGCAGGTCCTCCAGCTTGTACTGGCCGAACCGTTCCGGACGGCGCATGGCCACCTGCCCTTCCAGGAAGTCGATGGTTTCATAGCCGACCAGGCTCTTGTCGCCCACGCCACGCGTGTCGATGCCGGGGCCCATCACGCGCCAGCCGATCATCTTGCTGTTCTCGTCGTCCACCGGCACGGTCCAGCGGATGATGTGGAAGCGGCTGAACAGCTTTTTCTTCGAGCCGTCCTCCGAGGTGTAGGCATGCAGGCTCAGGTTCGGCAGCACCTGGTGCTGCACGCGCAGGAACAGCTTGTCCTTGTCGACGCGGCGCGCGCCGGCGCACGCCAGCCCGCGGCCCTGGTGCACAGGGATGAACTGCATGTCGGGCGCGACCTCCATCGACGCGGCGCCCACTTCATCGAAGGTGGTGCCCTGGTAGTTGCCGCCCACGACATTCTTTGCCGCATGCAGCGCGGTCGGGTGGAAGTTGTCGGCGGCATTGTCCTGGACCTGGAGCCAGTTGCAGTGCTGGAAGTTGCTGTACGGCACCAGTTCGTCGCCCGGCAGCACCGTGAAGTCCGACTCCCACTCCGGGAAGGGCGGCTCTTCGTCGGGCGGGCCCATGTAGGCGAACACCAGCCCATTGCGCTCGAACGCCTTGTACGCACCCTGCCGGATCGAGCAGGCGTATTTCTCGGCTTCCTTCTCCTCGCCCTTGGGGAAGGGCACATGCAGGCAGGCGCCGTCCACGTCGAACACCATGCCGTGGTAGCAGCACTTGATGCCGCGCTCCTGGATCGCCCCATATTCGAGCGATGCGCCGCGATGGCAGCAATGCGCATGCAGCACACCCACGCGGCCGCTGCCGTCGCGGAAGGCGACCAGCTCTTCGCCGAGGATCTTCATGAAGCGCGGGGTGTCGGTCAGTTCCAGCGACATGCACACCGGGTGCCAGAAGCGGCGCATGTATTCGCCCATCGGCGTGCCGGGGCCGGTTTCAGTCAGTTCGGGGTCGTGGGCGGGCACGCGGTTGGCGTAGTACCCGCCGAAGGGGATCAGTTTCTTGACGACGGCGTTGCCGCCGGCGGTGCGGGGCGATTCGAGCTTGTCGGATGTCTGGGTCATGACTTGTCTCCTGCGAGGATGGGGGATGCCGGTTTCATTACCGGCTACCGAATTCTGAACTCTGTATACAGAGATTAGGCGCGGAAAGCGGCGATGTAAGTAAAGGTTTACCCGATTCTTGCTCGCCTCCTCAGTTGCGTTCGCGGTCGACCAGCGCGCCCTGCCCGATCCACGGCATCATGGCGCGCAGGCGGGCGCCAACGGTTTCGATCGGATGCGCGGCGGTCAGCCGCCGGCGCGACTGCAGCGTCGGTGCGCCCGCCTGGCTTTCCAGGATGAACTGCCGGGCATAGTCGCCGGACTGTATCCCTTGCAGCACCTCGCGCATCGCGGCGCGGGTCTGGTCGGTGACGATGAGCGGCCCCGTCAGGTACTCGCCGAACTCGGCGTTGTTGGAAATGCCGTAGTTCATGGTGCCGATGCCGCCCTCGTAGATCAGGTCGACGATCAGCTTCAGCTCGTGCAGGCATTCGAAGTACGCCATTTCCGGCGCGTAGCCCGCTTCCACCAGGGTATCGAAGCCGGCCTTGATCAGTTCGACGGTGCCGCCGCACAGCACGGCCTGCTCGCCGAACAGGTCGGTCTCGGTCTCTTCGCCGAAATCGGTCTCGATCACGCCGGAACGTCCGCAGCCGATGGCCGATGCGTAGGCCAGCGCGATATCGCCCGCCATGCCCGACCGGTCCTGCGCCACCGCGACCAGTGCCGGCACGCCGCCGCCCTGCGCGTAAGTCGAACGCACCGTATGCCCCGGCGCCTTCGGCGCGATCATGATCACGTCGAGGTCCTCGCGCGGCACCACCTGTCCGTAGTGGATATTGAAGCCGTGGGCGAAGGCCAGCACCGCGCCGGCACGCATCACCGGCGCCACCGACTCGCGGTAGACCTGGCCGATGGTCTCGTCCGGGATCAGCAGCATGACGATGTCCGCCTGCGCCGCCGCCTCCGCCATCGTCGCCACCTGCAGTCCCGCGGCGGCGGCCTTGCGCCATGAGTCGCCGCCTTCGCGCAGACCCACCACTACATCGATGCCGCTGTCCCTGAGGTTCAGCGCGTGGGCATGCCCCTGTGAGCCGTAGCCGATCACCGCCACCTTGCGCGCGCGGATCAGCGCGAGGTCAGCGTCCTTGTCGTAATACACGTGCATAGTCATTCACTCCTTTTCGTACTCTGTAAAACGGCTCTCACCCCGGGTGGCTTTGCATTGACGGGCGCCGAGCGCCGCGTGTAGTCTGAATACAAAGTGCAGAAAGCCGACCATGACACCCACTCTTCCCAAGATCCAGGCCCGCCCCGACTACGTCGACGAGGTGTACAAGATGCTGCTCGACGCCATCAGCGACGGCACCCTGGCCCCCGGCACGCGCCTGACGCAGGAGGAAATCGCGGACCAGATGCAGGTCTCGCGCTCGCCGGTGCTGCAGGCGCTGCGGCTGCTGAAGAAAGACGGCTTCGTGCAGGACGCGCCCGGCCGCGGCGTGCTGGTGACCCCGCTGGATGCGGCCTCGATTGGCCACCTCTACGAGGTCCGCGGCGCGCTGGACGCGCTCGCCGCACGCTTGGCCGCGGCGCGGCGCTACCAGGTCGATCCGGCACTGATCGCGCAGGGCCGCCGCGCCTCGCGCGGCAAGGACGTGAAGGCGATGATGGATGCCGACATGGCCTTTCACCACGCCATCTACGAGGCCGCCGGCAACCCGCTGCTGGCGCGCAGCGCGGAGCTGTACTGGGTCCACCTGCGCCGCGCCATGGGCGCCGTGCTGCAATCGTCGGCGGCGCAGCGTGAGACGATCTGGGACGAGCACGAGGCGATTGCCGAGGCCATCGCCGCCGGCGACGCTGCGCGCGCCGCCGAGCTGACCGACCTGCACACCACCCGCGCGCGCGAGAACCTGACCCGCCGCCTCGGTGAGTTCCTGGGCGAGACGCGCCAGATCGCCTGAGCGCGCCCTGAGGTTGCAGCGGCAGCCCATCGTCAGTCCTTGCGCGCGCCGCTGTTGACCAGCCGCGCCGGCACCGTGAACACCAGCATCCCGCCGATCACCAGGCTCGCCGCCAGCACCAGCACGCCGTTGCCGGTAGTGCCCGTGCTCGACTGCACCCAGCCGATCAGGTAGGGACTGATCACGCCCGAGATGCTGCCGACCGAATTGGCCAGCGCGATGCCGGCTGCGGCGGCCGCACCGCCCAGGATCGCCGGCGGCAGGGTCCAGAACTGCGAGATGGTGGTCATGATGCCCATGGTGCCGATGGTCAGCGCCAGCATTGCCAGCGCCGTGTTGCTGGCATAGGCCACGCTCAGGCAAAGGCCCAGTGCTCCCAGCACACCCGGCACGGCCAGGTGCCAGCGCCGCTCCCCTCGCGCATCGGAGCGCTGGCCTACCAGGATCATCGACACCGTGGCCGCGGCATACGGAATCGCCGATAGCAACCCGATGTCGAGCGGATCGGAAACGCCGCTGGCCTTGACGATGGTCGGCAGCCAGAAGCTGACGCCATACAACCCCATGGTGAAGAAGAAATAGATCACGCTGAGCAGCAGGATGCGCGGGTTGGTCAGGCCGTCGCGCACGGAATGCAGCGCATGGCCGCGGTTCTCCGCTGCGAGGTTGGTCTCGATCATGGTGCGTTGCTGGGCAGTCAGCCACTTGGCGTCGGCCACCTTGTCGTCCAGGTAGAAGTACGCGATCACGCCCACCAGCACCGTCGGAATGCCTTCCAGCAAGAACAGCCACTGCCACCCCGCCCAGCCGTGCACGCCGTGCATCGCGCTCATGATCCAGCCCGACAGCGGCCCGCCGACCACGCC encodes:
- a CDS encoding hypothetical protein (K05712: mhpA; 3-(3-hydroxy-phenyl)propionate hydroxylase [EC:1.14.13.127]) produces the protein MTHSPSLATAVLVVGAGPTGLTLANILGQQGIDTILIDRKASTVAEPRAVSIDDESLRTMQAIGLVDAVLQDVVPGYGVHYLTRPGGHCFAKVEPTASEYGFPRRNAFRQPLFEATLRDGLKRHPSVRVLFGHTLESLSQDDDGARAIVQCADGQVQINAAYVVGTDGGRSFVRQSIGATLVGSSFNARWLVVDTESDDDTFWQTRAYCDPARPTVEVPGPHQTRRFEFLLKQSETDEEILRPERIAELLRPFRADRPAHIVRKTVYTFHARVADRWRVGRIFLAGDAAHLTPPYAGQGMNSGVRDAHNLGWKLAAVLHNKLAPAALESYEAERRDHAWALIRLALNLGIVMAPRSRLAAWAFSTFFRATALMPPVRDYFLQMKFKPKPRFHNGLLEMSETDTVGLVGTMLPQPSVRTVEGKLLPLDEVTGHGFAHIAIGAEALVDTTGLARALWRRLETRRVVLLPALAPETVRLATERGYVPVELAPAAMPQALRGLAGKVVVVRPDRYVAGVFAHHDADALSTAFGRRIGIDMSNASAANEAVANGRAALTR
- a CDS encoding hypothetical protein (K05819: mhpT; MFS transporter, AAHS family, 3-hydroxyphenylpropionic acid transporter); the encoded protein is MIAPLLVHEVIDARPLGRFQCLAIGLCILVAILDGFDTQTIGMLAPSIAASLGVPLTSFGPTFGAGLIGMLLGAVVLGPLADRYGRKTMIVFSCVLFGSLSLATAYAASLEQLFVLRLLTGVGLGGALPNAIALASEYAPQRYARTTVTTLMCGMPLGAVLGGAVSAALLPRFGWQSVFIVGGVLPLAVALLIAWIMPESARFLIARGHDMARLSEIMRRIAPDLRANEAYRSADPTTAGVPIRLLFTEGRATGTILLWIPYFLNLVVLYFIVSWMPAVLISAHHPTSVGIAAITAFSVGGVLSSVVQGALMNRFGARRVLLCELLTYAALALVLAAWPHDHALVVAVSFAIGAAVQGAQAGFNALAAEIYPTRMRATGIGCAVGIGRIGSISGPSWAACCLAGTGAPETFSWRASCRR
- a CDS encoding ureidoglycolate lyase; the protein is MKLTSFLHAGHHAFGAVIGDKIVDLTPHIESVGASLREALANGALPRIAEIVAGSQPSLALAEVELLPVIPDPEKILCVGINYASHVRETGRDMPQYPMFFTRFADSQVAHGKPILRPRVSEKLDFEGELAVIIGKTARHVRAADALGYVAGYSCYNDGSVRDWQKHTIQFTPGKNFPQTGAFGPWLVTTDEIPDPSKLTLTTRLNGEVVQQARTDDLIFSVGDVIAYCSTFTELRPGDVIITGTTGGVGAFRNPPLWMRAGDTVEVEISGIGVLCNGIQDE
- a CDS encoding membrane protein, whose translation is MKQSAMAAALCACVAGMGHAHAQSVTIYGVVDTGIEFVSNVGTSKDNLVRMPGLAGTVPSRWGLRGTEDLGGGLKSQFVLESGFAPDTGASNQGGRLFGRQAWVGLSGNWGQVAFGRQYTMLFWSMLEPDMLGPNTFGSSSLDSYLPSARTDNAVSYKGAFGPLTVGGTYSFGRDTVNAGPGPSGTNCAGENPADHRACREWSVLLKYDTSTWGASAAYDSIRGGTGAFGGLTNSGLKDDRLTVNGYANIGKGKVGGGWLRRDNDGSTTPRSDMWFLGASYALTPALSVDAEAFYLRFHDSANKAWLYAARTTYTFSKRTSIDGTAGFLDNRGNLALSVSSGAAGANAAPGGNQFGAMVGVKHIF
- a CDS encoding (2Fe-2S)-binding protein produces the protein MTQTSDKLESPRTAGGNAVVKKLIPFGGYYANRVPAHDPELTETGPGTPMGEYMRRFWHPVCMSLELTDTPRFMKILGEELVAFRDGSGRVGVLHAHCCHRGASLEYGAIQERGIKCCYHGMVFDVDGACLHVPFPKGEEKEAEKYACSIRQGAYKAFERNGLVFAYMGPPDEEPPFPEWESDFTVLPGDELVPYSNFQHCNWLQVQDNAADNFHPTALHAAKNVVGGNYQGTTFDEVGAASMEVAPDMQFIPVHQGRGLACAGARRVDKDKLFLRVQHQVLPNLSLHAYTSEDGSKKKLFSRFHIIRWTVPVDDENSKMIGWRVMGPGIDTRGVGDKSLVGYETIDFLEGQVAMRRPERFGQYKLEDLPPIPSNHRERHDYKAAQYAPGDYEAIISQRPIAVHALENPTKFDAGLFAFRKMLRDAVRGTNPSSEARGFADWLRAASGEPNSFCSGNVFEIPEAGTVEQEVANRRRVAREVVAILAESDGLKGDERADFVRARFEALEQSFRA
- a CDS encoding ferredoxin (K03863: vanB; vanillate monooxygenase [EC:1.14.13.82]) gives rise to the protein MERAALPCAPPSAPMLAVKESEMSTTTEHGAGPMELLVRQIRAEAAGINAYELVEPDGRPLPPFTAGAHIDVHVAPGLVRQYSLCNDPAERHRYVIAVLRDEGGRGGSRTVHERIRVRDRVAVSAPRNHFALVGGARKVVLLAGGIGVTPLKAMAHSLRAAGADFELHYCAKAPECAAFPDELSTLGGHVHYHFDGGNPANGLDIAGMLARPAADTHLYYCGPGGFMKACGEASAHWPAGTVHCEHFKAPAAPASAGGVADAGGFIAQIASTGQEVSVGAAQNLAEALQAAGVALETSCQSGLCGTCKVRYLSGEVDHHDYILDEAERQSCLTPCVSRARSERLVLDL